Proteins found in one Kangiella sediminilitoris genomic segment:
- the gloA gene encoding lactoylglutathione lyase yields MRLLHTMLRVGDLEKSIKFYSDIMGMELIRKHDYESGRFTLAFLGYGPEKDNTVLELTHNWDTDSYDKGEGFGHIAIAVDDVYKACEKIRDAGGVIVREPGPMKHGTTVLAFVEDPDGYKIELLEDRHNK; encoded by the coding sequence GTGAGATTACTACATACCATGCTACGCGTCGGCGATCTGGAAAAGTCGATTAAGTTTTATTCAGATATCATGGGGATGGAACTGATTCGTAAACATGACTACGAGTCTGGCCGTTTTACGTTGGCGTTTCTTGGTTATGGCCCCGAAAAAGATAATACCGTATTGGAGCTAACTCATAACTGGGATACGGATTCTTATGATAAGGGCGAAGGTTTCGGTCACATTGCTATTGCTGTTGATGACGTTTACAAGGCCTGCGAAAAAATTCGCGATGCGGGTGGTGTTATCGTGCGTGAGCCGGGCCCAATGAAACACGGCACGACTGTTTTAGCTTTCGTCGAAGATCCCGATGGCTATAAAATTGAACTGCTTGAAGACCGCCACAACAAATAA
- a CDS encoding DUF2059 domain-containing protein, translated as MMKKILLGLMLIGAVGVASAEQTISESHKKAALELLKVMDMGNQFSDALVVGIDAQIEANPSIAHYRQAFLDFYDQHVNWKDVKGRFAILYASNFTQAEIEKLTDFYQTELGQKVAKKTPDLMAQGMQLGQQLVKEKQTELMRMLQEADKNQ; from the coding sequence ATGATGAAAAAAATACTGTTAGGATTGATGTTGATTGGTGCTGTTGGTGTTGCCTCAGCTGAGCAGACTATTTCAGAAAGCCATAAAAAAGCAGCACTTGAGTTACTTAAAGTGATGGACATGGGGAACCAGTTTTCTGATGCTCTGGTTGTTGGAATTGATGCACAGATCGAAGCAAATCCTTCGATAGCTCACTATCGTCAAGCCTTTTTAGATTTCTATGATCAGCACGTTAACTGGAAAGATGTTAAAGGCCGCTTTGCCATTCTCTATGCTAGTAACTTTACTCAGGCAGAAATCGAAAAACTTACCGACTTTTATCAGACTGAACTGGGTCAGAAGGTCGCAAAGAAAACACCTGATTTGATGGCGCAGGGTATGCAGCTCGGACAGCAACTGGTTAAGGAAAAACAGACAGAGCTTATGCGCATGCTGCAGGAAGCTGATAAAAATCAGTAG